In a single window of the Cyanobacteriota bacterium genome:
- a CDS encoding beta-eliminating lyase-related protein — GSAANALALATVTPPYGAIYCHTDSHINLDECCAPEFYTGGAKLVPLPGDHGKITAADLATVLQQAGAGVVHHAQPATVSITQATEAGTVYTPTEIYQIAEVAHARYLRLHMDGARFANALVSVGCTPAELTWKAGVDVLSFGATKNGALAAEAVVFFDPDLAGDFIYRRKRGGHLFSKLRFLSAQLLAYLENDLWLRHATHANHMATQLAAGLAAVPGAELCHPLQTNELFIRLPETVITGLLAEGFQFYRWDGSTLLRLVTAFNTTAEDVNALIAAAHRYAANTAVSVG, encoded by the coding sequence CCGGTTCCGCAGCAAATGCCTTGGCTTTGGCAACGGTTACACCTCCCTATGGGGCTATCTATTGCCATACAGATTCTCACATCAACTTAGATGAATGCTGTGCACCAGAGTTCTATACAGGTGGTGCTAAGCTGGTGCCTCTGCCCGGTGATCACGGTAAAATCACAGCAGCGGACTTGGCAACTGTTTTGCAACAGGCTGGGGCTGGAGTCGTCCACCACGCTCAACCAGCTACCGTCAGCATTACTCAAGCTACAGAAGCCGGAACTGTATACACGCCTACAGAAATCTATCAGATTGCAGAAGTTGCCCATGCCCGCTATCTGCGGCTTCATATGGACGGAGCGCGGTTTGCCAATGCATTAGTCAGCGTTGGGTGCACACCAGCAGAACTGACTTGGAAAGCAGGGGTAGATGTGCTTTCCTTTGGGGCTACCAAAAATGGTGCCCTGGCTGCCGAGGCGGTGGTGTTTTTTGACCCTGACCTAGCCGGAGACTTTATCTATCGTCGCAAGCGGGGTGGACACCTCTTTTCCAAGCTGCGATTTCTGTCGGCGCAGCTATTGGCCTATCTAGAGAATGACCTGTGGCTTAGGCACGCTACCCACGCTAACCACATGGCAACTCAACTGGCAGCAGGGTTAGCAGCAGTACCAGGGGCCGAACTTTGCCATCCATTACAAACCAACGAGCTATTCATTCGGTTGCCGGAAACAGTAATCACTGGGCTGCTGGCTGAAGGTTTCCAATTCTATCGCTGGGATGGTAGTACCCTGTTGCGCTTGGTTACAGCCTTTAATACCACCGCTGAGGATGTGAATGCCCTGATCGCGGCTGCCCATCGCTATGCTGCTAATACTGCTGTCAGTGTTGGTTGA